AATAGTGGAATGAGAGGATCTATTTATACTAGAGGTATGGCTAGTAggtttgctaaaaataacattttgaaTCCCATGATATGCTCCCATGCTTGGCCGGCCATATATTGTGGAAGGGAGTGGTTGTTGGTTGCTTGATTCAAGCATGATTTCATACTTGAATCAAGCAAGGTGGTGGATGGTTTCAAGGATAATTTTTGAGGTTTGATTTTGGAATGTTTTGCAAGTGTGAGGATCTTTGAATAAATATcccaaaagtgaattttgagtTGCCCAAATGCCCTTGCCGAATTGGGCTTCATTCTCCCTTATTTGGACGGGTTGATGACCCAAATGCTTGCCATACTTATTCATCAAATGCACCAATTTTAATTGGATCAAATTAATTTCATCATGACCCAAATTTGCTTGATGTTTCCGTCCATGTAGAGTGAaaaataggctcatgtccaTGTGGATTTAACAAATAAACCATTCATAATTCTTTGGTCCAACTGcaagaaattaaatcaaaattaatatgtcacataaagtaataaataattaaattatgcacaTATTTAATGCAAAATAACATAGAATTACATTCTTTATTAAATCATGCCCCTTATCTTAATATGAACAAAATTCACCCTTTTAACTATCAAATACCTgagattaatattatttttaaataaaaggtgTCATAAACTACTAAAAAACCATATAATTTACAGTTTACACATGTAAAAAGAATATCGATGATAAAACAATGTTTTAATGAAATCTCTATAAAGTTTCATGGATTGGATTTAAAGTATTATGCTTTGTTTGATGAAAATATCATACCTAAACTTATATGCCACAtggtttatatattattacttttaatttgttaatggtttaattcaaaCACTAAAGTTTTACAAGTAGGTTGTCTACTTTTCTTATGGATCCATCTGCATTTGTTTGTCAATTCTCCAAAGCAAAATATTTTACGAATAGGTCTTTTCTTGATGGATGTGAAGGTAGTAATCAGTCATTTGTTTGGCATAGTATTTTTATGGCAAAAAATTTACTTTGTAGAAGGACTAGATGGCGAGTTGGAAATGGACGagatataatgttttttaatgaTCCATGGATTGTTGATGATAGGGACTTTTTTGTTCAGTCACTTCTGTTGACAGGTTTTAAGGACTTGAGAGTTGTTGACTTGTTCAATATGGATGGTCACTTTTGGAATAGGGATTTGGTTGTAAGGATCTTATAGCCCTATGATGCTTTGTGTATTCTTAGTGTTCCTGTCAGTTACACTCCAATAATGAATTAGCTTGTTTGGTATTTTAGCATGAATGGAAGGTATAGTGTAAACTCAACATATCAACTTGCTATTAACATGCATTAGAAACATGGTAATTTTGGTATGAATAGTGTATGGGCGAGTTAGTAGCGATGTAAACTCTCACTAAAGATTAAGGATTATGTTTGGCGATGTATCTGCCAATTTTTGCCAACACGTACTCGGTTGGTCGAGAAAAGACTTTCATTGGCTCCTTTGTGTGCATGGTGTGAGGATCTTGAGGGATTGGATCATGTAATTTTGCTTTGCCCTTATGTTCAATTTGTTTGGAGTGTGGCTAGATACTCTCTCAGCCATGGGACTATTTCAGATTTGATTATTGTGCTCATTAATTCGGCAAAGCTTAAGGTTTTGCATAGAAGTCTTGTGTTGTTATAGATGATATGGGTACacaaaaatttattgatttggAAAGGGCATGACACCAAAGCAGTGTCTGTTGTAATAGTTGCGGATTCATTTTTGTTTAGTCGGTTGTAAGAGCCAGGAGTGTTTACTACTACAAAGGCTAATGTTGGTGGGATGATTATGTGTTGCAAACTGTTGATGGGATGGTTGATGGGTCACAAGACGTTGGGGTGGTGGGATGGGAACCTTTAACTATAAGTGTACTGAAATGCaatgataccaaatgataaggACACGTGCAGAACAGGATCGTAAGTTTATCCAAGTCCCAAATTTGGCTAAGGGATCTAGGTGAATGAAGGAGAACTTAGAGTTTAACACAACTTGAAACGTAAGAAAATCCAAGTTagatttaagaattaaaaaggacaacaactaaaacaaataataaacgATAGAAAAAGAGTAAGGAATCCAAATTAAAGAttagaaacaaataaacaaaaacataacaaaataacaaagaaatgaaacaaGATAGATGGAAAGTAgcgtgtagaagtcctaagaagcctttgGAAACCAGAtgaatccacaacccccttcaaaTAGCTCTAATTTCctctccaagaaagaaaacttggcaagaaaaagcttgaagatgatcCCCAGAATctgaaagattgttaaaactcttctcaaagaaaactcaagagaattTCTTGAAAACAAAACTCAAAGAGAGAAGTTGTTGAATGAAATATGAATTGTGTACAATAAAGAAGCCTTCatataggctagctaagtacatccaaataaaactctcaagtatattgaaactctaattaacttaaataagaaatagttttaaactaaactttcttgttgacataaaactcctaaataactttaaatgctataaaatatccaaaattaagaaaaaataaataatgaaataataagacctaataaatataatattgggctcatatataataaaaattaagcctaaaaattggatccaatatgatttaaacttgaattaaaatcCGAAAACTCGTAATTTCCATAATAATCCCATCCAGAATTCTGCTCTCCCAATCTTCTCTAAAAcgatcataacttgagctcccaaatttgaaatcgagtgattcaagaAGTAtttcgaagctaagagatagatcttcgaACGCTATGTTAACTCAAAAATGTCTGAatcccatccaaaaattcaTCGCAAGTTGACTGATTGTCCAAACTTGAAATTTGGCGATTTCgatgaatggaatttaataaatttcaccccatctgTGCATGTATCATGCAATGTCGACACTGCTTGGTTTGAGTAGGATGGAGCGACGAGTTATGCGGTTGTAGTTCAGGATTCTATAGGTTATGTACCGAAATGTTTTTCAGGGTTTGAGTACTCTCACTTTAGTCCTTGCATTGTTGAAGCTTATGCTATCCAGGAGGCACTATCATGGTTAAAAACGTTGTTCCTTGACAATGTACTTATTGAGTCCGATTGTTTGGTTGTTATATTGTCAAAGCTCATTATCTGACGCATCTAAATTAGGTGTATTGCTACATGATTGTTTGTTGATAAAAGACCGTTTCTAGCACCTGACCTCCTAGTGAACTCATCAAAGTGCCAACAAGGCAGCCCATTCAGTAGTGAAAGCGGCCTTGTTATATGCAAACTACAGAGAAAGGAATGTTTCTCCCATTACTTCTTTTAATGAGAATGTTATGTCCATGCCTAATTTTTTTGGGTGTATGGGGTGGACCTGTTGATTCAggttttagttattttgtatcatctttttactttttgattAGTGACTTTCTCGttaatgaattttctttttcttctaaaaaattattttttatcatatttatatagtatatcttattgtattaattttataatatatttcagGTGGGGGaggaaataaaaatcaaagataaCCATAgctattgaaagaaaaaaagggttaGGACCACAAATATCCTTGGCAATGGAAGATTGGGACAAGGTCATGGGATAtatgtttcttctttttcaccttttttttttttttttgaattatatgaCATACGCTTCCAACAATTTATCCATAAAAACATTACccatttcttctttcttttttttttttttttggggtgtTGTACATCCATGTTTCTATCACTTTAAAGTTGAATTAGACCTTTCCAATGCCATGATGTTCCCTTTTTCTCTGTTGCTTGAACCGGTGGGGTGAAATCCAGCTGAACCAATATAATAGTTTACTATTTATcttgaatttaaattcaaacctaattcaattttatttttaaacatcaattttaatttaaaaataaaagtaacttGTTAGATTAAACTCATTTACTCCtgcttaaattaaaattggtttatttgtAGACAATTACTagttaaaaataacaaatatatatatatgcaccaaaaacttgcatatatatatatgtgtgtgtatgtatattataaaatgttgaaAGGATGGCCCCAAGAGAGAAGAACCCTGCAAGAATGTGTTGGGGAACCCAATTGGATGTGAGGTGGGAGATGGGGAAAATGTGAAAATGAACCCCACCCTTCCCATATGATGAAGACTAATCTCTTCCTCCCACACACGGCGGCAGCCCAACGGCCACCTCCACCATTTGGGAAATTAAACCAACCCTAATTTCCCTCTTCTTTTACTCAAAATCTGAAAATCTGAAGAAGATTACCTACTATTACTCTTTAAAAATCTGATTCTTTGGATTATACCTATAGCCTCTTCTTAACCCTTAGTAGAAAAATAAATCTGTTTCAATGTAGTTGAACTACATTCTTCTACACTGATAACAAATACTAATATCaaccaaattaaaatccaatcGATAATAACCATCTtttcaaataaatgaataagggtaatatatatatatattattcataacAATCAGCCAATCTGTAaatacttttacattttttccaTCAACTAACTCTTTTTTCTAAATCAAGCAGAACTTTAGTCTACCTCATATGTTCAAATTGCAATACCAAGGTTAATGTGATGAAATATCAGATCAAGTTTCTttgatgataataaattgagggttaatttatttatatacttttaataagtgaatttttttaatttcacaaatagGATTTAAATATTACTATATATCTcctctttaaaaatttaatttttttactacaCCTTAAGAGATAtgacatgtatcatccatttaaCCATCTTTGTAATGTTATAAACTCCACaacatttcaaaagaaaatctaaaacgaaatcttgagaaaagaaattttaataaatgaaaaatgagacACTTACCATCATTTTAAcattacaatataataataatcgttaattaaaattattttttatattggtaATTTTCCGTATTTTTCCTAATTCCTTTTTacttatttctaaaataaacttTCTATTGACTTAAAATTCAAagtcataataataataataataaacaattaatgTGTGATTAAGAAAACAAGAATGGATTGAAGGTATCACTATAGAGTTTTGCTTAATCCTTCCACATATAGTATTCAGTTTCTTTGTCTATCAAATCCCTTTTATCTTTTCAATCTAAGAAAAGATTGTATAACTCAATTTGTCTTTATAGCCAAAATCCCACATCTAATTCATAGTAAAAGGAATTTAGAATTTAACTTGACATTTGTAAAAAAATGGCAGAGGATAGTTGCTTAAATCAAAAGATGTTATCttgtaaaatgtataaaatgactttcttttaataaaatggtaTTATATAATTGGCTGACAGTACATATCGAATATCAGTCTGCCCacaatcatatttaaattagcTTCAAAAGCTTGCCTATTATTTTACTtggtgaaatattttaatatctctTAGTATGAATTATAATTACATGCATGCATGAGTACTCTTGAAACAAAGGAAATACTACAAATGTTAGGATTAGAACATCAATTTTGGGAATCttcttttattctatttaaattttagtttacgTGTATGTGTACATTGCTAATTGTTTTGATATACAGGATTCTTTGTACCATTATATAACTAGAATAATCAAgatgaaatgataaaagaaaaaaatccttttacattttatatgcAAAATAATTAATCCTCAAGGGGACAAACCCTAGAAATAAAGATACATTTGATTGTGACAAATCCACCCATTAAGACACCCCACCAAgaccaacttttatttttgccTTAACtataaaattctattattatattCACCTAGGGTTTCTTCTCTTTCTCAAGACATACATGACCACtaataatctaatattttttctacattttaataataattaaaaatatattttaagcttaattactaatttataatttttttaaatgttctaaccctaaaataattaatctataatatatatataatttattgatttggAAACACTTTAGAATAGAGAAAATAGCATTTATTGttgattatatatttaaattgatattatttgttagttaattaattaatttgagttAAGATAGTTAATTCGATGCTTattgtaattttagaaaaaacaaaaaaaaaaagaaagaaagagtgggataaaaaaaaagataaaataacaaaataaataaacacacCCGTAAGCTTTCCTTCATTCACttcttttcattatattttttccttaattttctctcctttttctttctctgcaACCCCCCTTTGTTTTTGATGTGATTCTTCACCCTATCTTCAAAAACCCTTTTTGTCAAGATAGAAAGCTCAAAGCTCACTAACCATGGTTTTCTCATCTCTTCCAAGCTATCTTGATCCACCTAATTGGCAGCAGGTAATTGCTTTTCTTAACTAGTAATATTTTCccagattttcttttcttttctttctttcccatATAGGTTTTTCCCTACAAAAATACCATTTAGAGATAAATAATATTCCTACCCTTTTTTAATCTTCACTTGAATATACCATTTATTTGATCTCCTAcgaatattgatatttttacttaaatttttttctttgaattcaGCGGCCACCATTTCTTCAGCAACCTGGAGTTATCACTAGCGAGAATCATCATAATTCTCAGCTTCCACCACCGGCGCCACCATCTGCTGCTGGTGGTGCAGGTGGTATTAGGCCTGGTTCAATGGTGGAACGAGCCAAGCTAGCTAAAATACCACACCCTGCGTCAGCTCTCAAGTGCCCTCGATGCGAATCAACAAATACTAAATTTTGTTACTTCAACAATTACAGTCTTTCACAGCCTCGCCACTTTTGCAAGACCTGCAGACGATACTGGACTCGCGGAGGCGCCTTAAGGAACGTCCCGGTCGGTGGCGGTTGTCGAAGAAACAAACGAAGCAAAGGACGTAAAAGATCAAAGTCCCCATCGGTAACATCTGAACGCCAAACCGGGTCAAGCTCATCTGCCACTACTATCAACTCTAATGGTTGCACTGAAATGTTAAGCCACGTGAACCCAGCAGCAGCGCCACAGTTGCCTCCATTGGCCCCTTTACATCATCTTGGCGACTATAATTCTGGTGATATTGAGGTAACTTTTGGCAATGAAACTAGAATAATGAGCTCAAATGGTGTTGGATTAATGTTACCAGATTGGAGATCAGCGCAACAAGTTCAACAATTTCCGTTTTTAACCAGTTTGGATCACCCTCAAACTGGgttatattcatttgtaaatgAAACTATGGAGCCAACAGGTTATGCCGGTCAGCAGCAGCTGCTTGGGTCTAAGCCATTGGAGAGCACGATAACCGAATCGTCAGCTGTTAAAATGGAAGAAACTCCATCTCCATGGTTGAATCAATCAAGGAATTTTCTGGGGAATTCAGGAAATGATGATCAATACTGGTTTGGTGGTGGTGGTAATCCATGGACTGATCTTTCTGGTTTCACCTCTTCTTCCATAACccatttcttttgattttcttttattatatttcctTCCACCCCAAAACCCAATCCAATCTTTGCTTTCTTTTGCTTAAATTATCTACAGGTTTCATCAAAGAGAAATGAAGTCATAGATAAGGatttttttcaataaacaaATATGCTAACTTTTGCAAAATTCAAGGTTTCCAAGTTGATGATGATGAGAAAGTGATGATGGATAGGAAAAGGAATGGACTGAAAGAAGACTATTATTAGTttagaaaatggtaaatttcaactcttgaaaattatttgctgttgttcattttatttttcttgtgtttCTATTATTGTAATGTGGTAAGAAATTGTGTTATGTGTATACTAATGGAGAGAGAGTTTTGGTATTTGATATGAAGATTGTAGATTAAATTGTGTAAGTGATCATTTGctttaaaattgatatgtgaaaaATGAATGTATTAAAAGATTCGAACaacttttcattaaaaaatttggagAATTAGTTTGGTTAGTTACTATAATCATGATGTGGAATTCAATAGATTTCtcttggataaattttaaaattacacatcaactttaatctaatgtgtaatgttatatataaaatttaattttatgtaattttataaataaaattttattttgattcgattttcataaattttcaatatcatTATTGATCTAACaccattttaagtttatatgtggcatacacaaataattatatttatccaaattaaaagtaaattgatatttctttaaatgtgtataattgaatcaaaatcaaagtttcatgcattttaaccataattaaattaattaaatcaaaaataatgtatcaaatagaagattaaattaaaattcatgtccctttttcttttcataaactTTGTTGGATACCTTTATATCAAAGACATGTATTTTGTAAGAATTCAAGAATTAATCTAGTTAGTTCTTATAAGGACTTTTAATGGTCATGTTTGTAGGCTTGATGTGCTGCATTAAATATCACTGAAGTTCCAAAATGATAGATATTAATCAACGTTTCTTAGTTGAacattgttatatatatatatatatatatgagttagaatataaatgtattttatctTATCATTAACATCTTTAAACGTTTCATTAAAAAActaagaaataatatatatacagatAAATAGATAGATAAATTTCACCAtctttaacataaaattaactaaatcaaattacatCATTTATaacatttcattaaattaatttttatatgccTCATAGTTTTGAccaaaatatcatataaaaaaactttttttggCTATATTTGATTCAAAATAGATTGTTCAAGTGTAAACAATACAAACTCTTGGTGCTCAAATCTATTGAAAGCAGTCCagtagatattttaaaataaaagaaagtagtATAAAAAAGTTCAATCCGTTGAAAGCAATCCTAATATTagtagaatttttaaaatcaggtttagaattttaataattaagtaagACAAAATTATAAACTTCAAAATCCTTTTCAAACTATAAAGTTAATATTGATGAActcaaaaaaaagttaaatagaacaatattttaaatttttaaaaaattgaagcaaTACAAGAATgagacaagaagaagaagaagcaagacaaaaacaatatatatataacaacaataacaacaaggTACGACGATAAAACTAGAATAAGTAGAAGATGaacaatatttaaaacatgcattaatattaatataggTGAAGGTTATCACTCaccttaaataataaaatcacaaacccatattatttaattagtttaaataatattaatataggTGAAGGTTATCACTCGTTAACTTGAGAGTTAGTCCAATTAGTACATATAATCACCCTAAAAGCTGGCAAACTGGATTCATGTTTGAATATTACAAACTATGATCATCATCATCGTACttaattagtttagttaatcatcttaagagataatattaacaattaataaatgttggttgtaatggtaaaatatattacattttttacCCAAGAGAATTCAAGTTTGAATCTTAAAAAttgatgatattattaaaaaaagacaATCACAAACTTcgtaaaaatttaacaattgtaAAATAACCTGAAAAACACATTGATTATACCAAAAGGGAAAGgagattttatattattttggaagGTAAACGTAAAGCAAGATACGAAGGAACGATAATACGAAGTCCTAAAACCGAAAACCAAAAGCAGTAGCTGAACCCAACTACTCGAACAACAAGCAAAAACATAGACTAAATAACAGCATCCCGAACCCATGCCAATGATACCCTGATCATAAAACAGCATAGAAGAAGCAAAAATACAACTCAAAATGTGAGACGCCAGCTAGGAGAGGTTGGAACAACACAGCATCAGAAAACAAACAGGACCCTTACTAAAATACCGTTAACAGGTCATTACACCGGTTCACTCCCGCTTTATCAAGCCTATCCGCCTCCTCTTATCATTTCAATATACATTAtcattaaaattaccaaaatgaatttatttgtttgaatttttcaatattttattttatttaacacaTTAACatcaatgtaaaataaaaaaaattaaacttcacaatatcgtttttatttaatttaatatattttatatattttatattattaagaatatttatatatttttacaaaattaaagtcAAGCTAGAATTTTTTGTTCAGAGGGACcgaaagaaaatttaaagatcTTGCAAGGGCCAAAGCATGAATATTGTATTAAAACATcttaaattaaatgataaaactatTATGAGGACTAAAAGGGTAATTAACCCATTTGAGCAAGGGGTTAGTTCTTGATTAATGACATGCCTATTTCGTTGTTTTTAGGGTTATTATTTTATCCAGGAATTTTTTAACTTCACGAGCTGTGTTCAATAAATGACacatgtttgtttttatttattttcattttaaatatttcccAAGGAtgcatgacattatttcatctttgtaaatgcatcaaataattttctttattttcatattatttatttttaacattattattattattcttttaaaattatatttatctcattctaaaatctaaaaattaaattttatttatctaaataaaatagtTCCAAATaccaacattaaaaaattttaaaattatcaaagagTTTCATCCAAAGTTTGAAACCCATCCTAGCTAAGAGAAGCAAATATGATGATTGAAATAGGTATGGTTTCCAAGGCATCCTTTATTTAGGCCGAAACAAAGCAAATAGggcctttattttctttctcgaGTGGGCATGCTTTTTGTTTCATCACAACTTCAAGTTTGAACCCTAaagtaatttcattaaatagTAAGTGGGGGCACTCAGGGATCAGATCAGTATCTCAGTTCCCACTTTAATCATCTTTATTGCCAATTTCCCAAATTCCGAGATGTCTGTTGGCCTCACTTTTTCAGGAATTTTATCCTGtgctttgttatttttatttttatttttttacccgGAAAgcaaagtaaaataaatcataataaagaaaaaaacaattttaacttTGTCTTCAATGCATCTTTGTCCGTGCCCATGCCATGCATACTTTTTCCAACACCCCTACACCACCCAACAGCTCTCTTCATTTTAACTACTTTGGTTCCTATTGGAGCAATCGATTCACGGGGGCGCGGGAGGCGTCGCCTCCTTTTcggaatttttaaatttttaaat
This sequence is a window from Gossypium raimondii isolate GPD5lz chromosome 5, ASM2569854v1, whole genome shotgun sequence. Protein-coding genes within it:
- the LOC105771320 gene encoding dof zinc finger protein DOF3.6 isoform X2; its protein translation is MVFSSLPSYLDPPNWQQRPPFLQQPGVITSENHHNSQLPPPAPPSAAGGAGGIRPGSMVERAKLAKIPHPASALKCPRCESTNTKFCYFNNYSLSQPRHFCKTCRRYWTRGGALRNVPVGGGCRRNKRSKGRKRSKSPSVTSERQTGSSSSATTINSNGCTEMLSHVNPAAAPQLPPLAPLHHLGDYNSGDIEVTFGNETRIMSSNGVGLMLPDWRSAQQVQQFPFLTSLDHPQTGLYSFVNETMEPTGYAGQQQLLGSKPLESTITESSAVKMEETPSPWLNQSRNFLGNSGNDDQYWFGGGGNPWTDLSGFIKEK
- the LOC105771320 gene encoding dof zinc finger protein DOF3.6 isoform X1; translation: MVFSSLPSYLDPPNWQQRPPFLQQPGVITSENHHNSQLPPPAPPSAAGGAGGIRPGSMVERAKLAKIPHPASALKCPRCESTNTKFCYFNNYSLSQPRHFCKTCRRYWTRGGALRNVPVGGGCRRNKRSKGRKRSKSPSVTSERQTGSSSSATTINSNGCTEMLSHVNPAAAPQLPPLAPLHHLGDYNSGDIEVTFGNETRIMSSNGVGLMLPDWRSAQQVQQFPFLTSLDHPQTGLYSFVNETMEPTGYAGQQQLLGSKPLESTITESSAVKMEETPSPWLNQSRNFLGNSGNDDQYWFGGGGNPWTDLSGFTSSSITHFF